One genomic region from Candidatus Cetobacterium colombiensis encodes:
- a CDS encoding LptF/LptG family permease — protein sequence MKIIEKYILEDVKMPIIFGVSLFTFIFLIEIIVSLMENIIVKGISLIDVLRILSFYLPPILSQTIPMGVFLGVMITFSKFTRTSEATAMSSIGMSLKDILKPIVILASFVTIFLFFLQESIIPRSFSKLEEITMKIAYENPVFQLKDKILIDEVDEYSLYIEKIDRRTNEAENVLIFQKEDKNNFPTILLGDKAYWKNINMVLEDSKFYTFNPDGTIKLEGEFKQKKIPLSSYFQEINIDVKDIEAMGITTLLKNLKGKTPIEKIPYLVEINRKIAIPLSTIVLSILGVLLSIGHHRSGKGASFGISLGVIFTYIVFLNVGMVMANRGVVSPYIGVWLPNLILFGGTALLYRKKAGGAK from the coding sequence ATGAAAATAATTGAAAAATATATATTGGAAGATGTAAAAATGCCAATAATATTTGGAGTTTCTTTATTTACATTTATTTTCTTAATAGAAATAATTGTTTCTCTTATGGAAAATATAATAGTAAAAGGAATTTCTTTAATAGATGTATTGAGAATATTATCGTTTTACCTACCGCCAATTTTATCTCAAACAATACCCATGGGTGTATTTTTAGGAGTTATGATAACTTTTTCTAAATTTACAAGAACAAGTGAAGCTACAGCAATGAGCTCAATTGGAATGTCTTTAAAAGATATATTGAAGCCAATAGTTATATTGGCTTCGTTTGTAACGATTTTTCTATTTTTTTTACAAGAAAGTATTATTCCAAGGTCGTTTAGTAAATTAGAAGAAATAACTATGAAAATAGCTTATGAAAACCCAGTTTTTCAATTAAAAGATAAGATTTTAATAGATGAAGTTGATGAGTATAGTTTATATATTGAGAAAATTGATAGAAGAACTAATGAGGCAGAAAATGTTTTAATATTTCAAAAAGAAGACAAGAATAACTTCCCAACAATTTTATTAGGAGATAAAGCTTATTGGAAAAATATAAATATGGTTTTAGAAGATTCAAAATTTTATACATTTAATCCTGATGGAACAATAAAGTTAGAGGGAGAGTTTAAACAAAAGAAAATTCCTTTGAGTTCATATTTTCAAGAGATAAATATAGATGTAAAAGATATTGAAGCAATGGGAATAACAACTTTATTAAAAAATTTAAAAGGTAAAACACCAATAGAAAAGATACCATATTTAGTAGAAATTAATAGAAAAATTGCAATACCTTTATCAACTATAGTTTTATCAATATTAGGAGTTTTACTATCTATTGGACATCATAGAAGTGGAAAAGGTGCAAGTTTTGGAATAAGTTTAGGTGTAATTTTTACATATATTGTATTTTTAAATGTAGGAATGGTAATGGCAAACAGAGGTGTAGTATCACCTTATATAGGAGTATGGTTACCAAATTTAATTTTATTTGGTGGAACAGCTTTATTATATAGAAAAAAAGCAGGTGGTGCTAAATGA
- a CDS encoding CvpA family protein — protein sequence MYLDILIAVILIFAVIEGLKDGFLLQFFSIFGIFIDFIIAQKLTPVVMEKLTINNNEGNFLLTYIGVFIASYFVIAILMFFIGIILKNQNRGFLSRGLGGVFGLVKGLVVSIIILFIFNYAAQKYTALKKYGTESKANEVFLEKSYYLEEYLPKELKSELDYIKGKELVEKYFNKMF from the coding sequence ATGTACTTAGATATTTTAATAGCAGTGATACTTATATTTGCAGTAATTGAAGGATTAAAGGATGGATTTTTATTACAATTTTTCTCTATATTTGGAATTTTTATTGATTTCATTATAGCACAAAAACTTACTCCAGTTGTAATGGAAAAACTGACTATAAACAACAATGAAGGGAACTTTTTATTAACATATATAGGTGTATTTATAGCTTCATATTTTGTAATTGCTATTTTAATGTTTTTTATAGGTATAATTTTAAAAAATCAGAACAGAGGATTTTTATCTAGAGGTTTAGGTGGAGTTTTTGGTTTAGTAAAAGGCTTAGTGGTTTCAATAATAATTTTATTTATTTTTAATTATGCAGCTCAGAAATATACAGCATTAAAAAAATATGGAACTGAGAGTAAAGCTAATGAAGTTTTCTTAGAAAAATCATATTACTTAGAAGAATACTTGCCAAAAGAATTAAAATCTGAATTAGATTATATCAAAGGGAAAGAATTAGTTGAAAAATATTTTAATAAAATGTTTTAG
- a CDS encoding class I SAM-dependent rRNA methyltransferase codes for MAKVILESGKEKKIRNFYPNVFKDEIQDIYGNASNGDIVEVCTTDGEIVAKGYVAESTNAFVRVLTTKDVPVDKTLILEKIKRAYEKRKHLLAETNCVRAFYSEADGIPGLIIDKFDKYVSVQFRNSGLEVAFRQEIINAIKKVMKPKGIYERSDVENRTHEGVEQQTGIIYGEIPERIVMEDNGLKYYVDIIDGQKTGFFLDQRDSRKFIRPYLKENTRFLDVFSSSGGFSVAALKEGCKKVIAIDKEPHALELCKENYELNGFTNDFETAEGDAFLMLKILANRGEKFDVITLDPPSLIKKKIDVPRGRDMFFSLCDESFKLIEDGGIVGVITCAYHMSLQDLIEVTRMAASKNGKLLQVIGVNYQPEDHPWILHVPETLYLKALWVRVVNN; via the coding sequence ATGGCAAAAGTAATATTAGAATCAGGAAAAGAAAAAAAAATTAGAAATTTTTATCCGAATGTTTTTAAAGATGAAATACAGGATATATATGGAAATGCTTCAAATGGTGATATTGTAGAAGTATGTACAACAGATGGAGAAATTGTAGCAAAAGGTTATGTTGCAGAATCAACAAACGCTTTTGTAAGAGTTTTAACAACAAAAGATGTACCAGTAGATAAAACATTAATTTTAGAAAAAATAAAAAGAGCATATGAAAAAAGAAAACATCTTTTAGCAGAAACTAATTGTGTTAGAGCATTTTATTCTGAAGCTGATGGAATACCAGGTTTAATAATAGATAAATTTGATAAATATGTATCAGTACAGTTTAGAAATTCAGGTTTAGAAGTAGCTTTTAGACAAGAAATAATAAATGCGATAAAAAAAGTAATGAAACCAAAAGGTATTTATGAAAGAAGTGATGTTGAAAATAGAACTCACGAAGGAGTAGAGCAACAAACTGGAATTATTTATGGAGAAATTCCTGAGAGAATAGTAATGGAAGATAATGGTTTAAAATATTATGTGGATATAATAGATGGACAAAAAACAGGATTTTTCTTAGACCAAAGAGACTCTAGAAAGTTTATAAGACCATATTTAAAAGAAAATACAAGATTTTTAGATGTATTTTCAAGTAGTGGAGGTTTTTCTGTTGCAGCACTAAAAGAAGGATGTAAAAAAGTTATTGCTATTGATAAAGAGCCTCATGCATTAGAGCTTTGTAAAGAGAATTATGAATTAAATGGATTTACAAATGATTTTGAAACAGCTGAAGGGGATGCATTCTTAATGCTAAAGATTTTAGCAAATAGAGGAGAGAAATTTGATGTAATTACATTAGATCCACCATCACTAATAAAAAAGAAAATAGATGTTCCAAGAGGAAGAGATATGTTCTTTAGCTTATGTGATGAAAGTTTTAAGTTAATTGAAGATGGAGGAATTGTAGGAGTTATAACATGTGCATATCATATGTCACTACAAGATTTAATAGAAGTAACAAGAATGGCAGCTTCTAAAAATGGAAAATTATTACAAGTGATTGGTGTAAATTATCAGCCAGAAGATCATCCTTGGATTTTACATGTTCCAGAAACTCTATATTTAAAAGCTCTATGGGTAAGAGTAGTAAATAATTAA
- the alr gene encoding alanine racemase, with amino-acid sequence MRTWAEIDLDNLEYNIKKIKELSHDRDIMAIIKADAYGMGAVTIAKELSEMGVKIFGVSSLEEGIELRNNGIKDEILILAGTFNEELEEAEKKNLQVTLTDLSQINYIFDKKLSLKVHIKVDTGMGRVGFTVEEGKKAIDICKEKNINVVGIYSHLSVSDESDEESINYTKNQLKKFKEFEKLEEIKYIHILNSGGILKFSEIPQSNLVRAGIIMYGVYGEGIVENLKRVFTLKSRILFLKELKEDIDISYGRVGKGYKNDLIATITVGYADGFRRELSNKGTVEIHGVSCKIVGKVCMDMLMVKIPDEIRSHVNVGDEVVVMGEDIFQKSKMVGSSIYELFTGLSRRVSRVYLKKGKPHLVNSLIGKY; translated from the coding sequence ATGAGAACGTGGGCAGAGATAGATCTAGATAACTTAGAATATAACATAAAAAAAATAAAAGAACTATCTCATGACAGAGACATAATGGCCATTATAAAAGCAGATGCCTATGGAATGGGAGCAGTCACGATAGCGAAAGAACTTTCAGAGATGGGGGTAAAAATATTTGGAGTTTCATCTTTAGAAGAGGGAATTGAGCTAAGGAACAATGGTATAAAGGATGAAATTTTAATTTTAGCTGGAACTTTTAACGAAGAGTTAGAAGAAGCTGAGAAAAAAAATCTACAAGTTACTTTGACTGATCTTTCTCAGATAAATTATATATTTGATAAAAAACTTTCCTTAAAAGTACATATAAAAGTGGATACAGGTATGGGTAGAGTAGGTTTTACAGTAGAAGAAGGAAAAAAAGCTATTGATATATGCAAAGAAAAAAATATAAATGTAGTGGGGATTTATTCTCATTTATCTGTTTCAGATGAATCAGATGAAGAGTCAATAAACTATACAAAAAATCAGTTGAAAAAATTTAAAGAATTTGAAAAATTAGAAGAGATAAAATATATCCATATTCTTAATAGTGGTGGAATATTAAAGTTTTCTGAAATTCCTCAAAGTAATTTAGTTAGAGCTGGAATAATTATGTATGGCGTTTATGGAGAGGGAATAGTAGAAAATTTAAAAAGAGTTTTTACTTTAAAGAGTAGAATTCTTTTTTTAAAAGAACTAAAAGAGGATATAGATATATCTTATGGAAGAGTAGGTAAAGGATATAAAAATGATTTAATCGCAACAATAACGGTAGGATATGCTGATGGCTTTAGAAGAGAGCTTTCTAATAAAGGTACAGTGGAAATTCATGGAGTTTCTTGTAAGATAGTTGGAAAAGTTTGTATGGACATGTTAATGGTAAAAATTCCAGATGAAATAAGATCTCATGTTAATGTGGGAGATGAAGTAGTTGTTATGGGAGAAGATATTTTTCAAAAATCAAAAATGGTAGGGTCTTCAATTTATGAATTGTTTACAGGATTAAGTAGAAGAGTTAGTAGGGTTTACTTAAAAAAGGGTAAGCCACATTTAGTCAATAGTTTAATTGGCAAATATTAA
- the secF gene encoding protein translocase subunit SecF, translating to MYIEVIKHSKKWITLSTISFIIFLGMFLIKGLNYGIDFTGGSLIQLNYTNSITLADINKELDGLSVEIPQLTSTARKVQVSQADNNVIIRTPEMSDKNTEVLLTKLQELGEYKLERAEKVGATIGEELKTSAIYALSIGGLLIVLYITMRYEFKFAIAGILTLLHDVTAALGVIALLGYEVDTPFIAAILTILGYSINDTIIIYDRIRESLRKKSDLTFGEVLNKSLNQVLVRSINTSVTTLLALVAILVFGGDSLRTFTTTLLVGIGVGTYSSIYISTPLVYLFEKKRDDKYEPKKDDDDDSHPEEKIVV from the coding sequence ATGTATATTGAGGTAATTAAGCACAGTAAAAAATGGATAACATTATCAACAATATCTTTTATAATATTCCTAGGAATGTTTCTTATAAAGGGATTGAATTACGGAATAGATTTTACAGGTGGAAGTTTAATACAATTAAACTATACTAATAGTATAACTCTAGCAGATATAAATAAAGAATTAGATGGATTATCTGTTGAAATTCCACAATTAACTTCTACTGCTAGAAAAGTTCAAGTTTCTCAAGCTGATAATAACGTTATTATAAGAACTCCAGAAATGAGTGATAAAAATACAGAAGTATTATTAACAAAACTTCAAGAATTAGGTGAATATAAATTAGAAAGAGCTGAAAAAGTTGGAGCAACAATTGGTGAAGAATTAAAAACTTCAGCTATTTATGCACTAAGTATAGGTGGATTACTAATAGTTTTATACATAACAATGAGATATGAATTTAAATTTGCAATTGCAGGAATTTTAACACTATTACATGACGTTACAGCAGCTTTAGGTGTAATTGCTTTATTAGGTTATGAGGTAGATACTCCTTTTATTGCAGCAATATTGACAATTTTAGGATACTCAATAAATGATACAATAATTATTTATGATAGAATAAGAGAAAGTTTAAGAAAAAAATCAGATTTAACTTTTGGAGAAGTTTTAAACAAAAGCTTGAATCAAGTTTTAGTGAGATCAATTAACACTTCTGTAACTACTTTACTAGCACTAGTAGCAATACTAGTTTTTGGAGGAGATAGTTTAAGAACATTTACGACAACATTGCTAGTTGGAATTGGAGTTGGAACATACTCATCAATATATATATCAACACCTTTAGTATATCTTTTTGAAAAGAAGAGAGACGATAAATATGAACCAAAAAAAGATGATGATGATGATTCACATCCAGAAGAAAAAATTGTAGTATAA
- the secD gene encoding protein translocase subunit SecD produces MNLKGITKLFFVLVILVCSWWLAVMKPTKLGLDLKGGVYVVLQAQPEEGTELDDDAMNRLIEVLDRRINGLGVAESVVQRAGMDRVIIELPGITNSDDAVKMIGKTALLEFKIMNDDGSLGDTLLTGGALKKAEVSYDNLGRPQIQFEMSIEGAKEFAKITRENIGKRLAIVLDGEVQTAPSINSEIPSGNGVITGNYTPDEAKKTATLLNAGALPVKAEIIETRIVGASLGDESIAQSKTAAMVAVGLIATFMLIMYRLPGFIADLALLSFGLVMFAMLNFIDATLTLPGIAGMILSAGMAVDANVIIFERIKDELKLGSTISGAIKLGFSKGIASIIDSNVTTLLTALVLFMFGTGTVKGFAVTLTIGTVASMLTAIFITKVLLTTAVDLFKIKRTEFFGVKRG; encoded by the coding sequence ATGAATCTTAAGGGGATAACAAAATTATTTTTTGTATTAGTTATACTAGTGTGTTCTTGGTGGTTAGCAGTTATGAAACCAACAAAATTAGGACTAGATTTAAAGGGTGGGGTATACGTAGTTTTACAAGCTCAGCCAGAAGAAGGAACAGAATTAGATGATGATGCGATGAATAGATTAATTGAAGTCTTAGATAGAAGAATAAATGGTCTAGGAGTTGCAGAATCAGTTGTACAAAGAGCTGGTATGGATAGGGTAATTATAGAATTACCTGGAATTACAAATTCAGATGATGCAGTAAAAATGATTGGAAAAACAGCGTTACTTGAATTTAAAATAATGAATGATGATGGATCTTTAGGAGATACACTATTAACTGGTGGAGCTTTAAAGAAAGCTGAAGTTTCTTATGATAATCTAGGAAGACCTCAAATTCAATTTGAAATGAGTATCGAAGGAGCGAAAGAATTTGCTAAAATAACTAGAGAAAATATTGGTAAAAGATTAGCAATAGTATTAGATGGAGAAGTTCAAACTGCACCATCAATAAATAGTGAAATTCCAAGTGGAAATGGAGTTATAACTGGAAATTACACACCTGATGAAGCTAAGAAAACAGCTACTTTATTAAATGCGGGAGCACTACCAGTAAAAGCTGAAATAATTGAAACAAGAATTGTTGGAGCTTCTTTAGGAGATGAATCAATAGCTCAAAGTAAAACTGCAGCTATGGTAGCGGTAGGTTTAATAGCAACATTTATGCTTATTATGTATAGATTGCCTGGATTTATAGCTGATTTAGCATTATTAAGTTTTGGATTGGTTATGTTTGCAATGTTGAATTTTATAGATGCAACATTAACTTTACCTGGAATAGCAGGTATGATTCTTTCAGCAGGTATGGCTGTTGATGCTAATGTTATAATATTTGAAAGAATTAAAGACGAATTAAAGCTAGGAAGTACAATAAGTGGTGCTATAAAACTTGGATTTAGTAAAGGAATTGCATCGATAATTGACTCAAACGTAACAACATTATTAACAGCTCTTGTTTTATTTATGTTTGGAACAGGAACTGTAAAAGGATTTGCGGTAACTTTGACAATTGGTACTGTAGCATCAATGCTTACAGCAATTTTCATAACAAAAGTTCTGTTAACAACAGCAGTGGATTTATTTAAAATAAAAAGAACAGAGTTCTTCGGTGTGAAAAGGGGGTAA
- the ruvX gene encoding Holliday junction resolvase RuvX: MLKRYLSLDVGDVRIGVAKSDLMGMVATPLEVIDRRKTKAVKRIAELCREENTKSIVVGIPKSLDGTEKRQAEKVREFIEKLNKSIEGLEFFEVDERLSTVSADKMLNETNLRGAKEKRKVVDKVAAAIILQTFLDMKK; the protein is encoded by the coding sequence ATGTTAAAAAGATATCTTTCTTTAGATGTAGGTGATGTAAGAATAGGAGTGGCAAAATCGGATTTAATGGGAATGGTTGCCACTCCCTTAGAAGTAATAGATAGAAGAAAGACAAAAGCAGTAAAAAGAATTGCTGAGCTATGTAGGGAAGAAAACACAAAATCAATAGTTGTTGGGATACCTAAAAGTTTAGATGGAACAGAAAAGCGTCAAGCAGAAAAAGTAAGAGAATTTATAGAGAAATTAAATAAGTCTATTGAAGGATTAGAATTTTTTGAAGTAGACGAAAGACTTTCCACTGTTTCAGCAGATAAAATGTTAAACGAAACAAATTTAAGGGGAGCCAAAGAGAAAAGAAAAGTAGTAGATAAAGTAGCCGCAGCTATTATATTGCAAACTTTTTTAGACATGAAAAAATAA
- the alaS gene encoding alanine--tRNA ligase, protein MLTGNEIRSKFIKFFEEKNHKHFESASLIPDDPTLLLTVAGMVPFKPYFLGQKEAPTPRVTTYQKCIRTNDLENVGRTARHHTFFEMLGNFSFGDYFREEAIIWSWEFITEVLKLDKDKLWVSVFTTDDDAEKIWIEKCNFPKERIVRMGESENWWAAGPTGSCGPCSEIHVDLGPAYGGDENSKLGDEGTDNRFIEIWNLVFTEWNRMEDGSLQPLPKKNIDTGAGLERVAAMVQGKSNNFETDLLFPIVEEAGRLTNTKYGESPEKDFSLKVITDHSRAVTFLINDGVIPSNEGRGYILRRILRRAVRHGRLLGRKELFMYEIVDKVVEIMEGAYPELRKNLEHIKKVVKIEEEKFSNTLDQGMQLVTNEINEIKSKGETKLSGEVAFKLYDTYGFPYELTEEICEENEIAISKEEFLEKMEEQREKARSARTIVMEKGQDSFIEELYDKHGKTEFAGYCNLMTTATLLSVRELGDNKYALIFDQTPFYAESGGQESDHGIVEGENLVAKVLDVQKQKEIYTHIVEVESGVEELVEGTLLNLAVDPVRREEVAKNHTATHLLHQALKDVLGNHVQQAGSSCGAERLRFDFNHYEALTVEELEKVEKAVNERIFMATSVSAEIMSMDDAKAKGATALFGDKYGDEVRVVSIGDYSMELCGGTHIENIGKIGLFKIISEAGVAAGVRRIEAQTSYKAYLSVFEMEKTMKKVAKTLKTDLNKIEERSEKVVEEVRDLSKEVEVLKAKVATFEANSLFDEVEEINGVKVLIKDFKDKEADSLREIVDKAKDKLGSCIIALGSDNEKAIFAVGVTKDLIGKAKAGDLVREAAKVAEGNGGGRPDFAQAGGKNGAKVKEALATIKEILKNSL, encoded by the coding sequence ATGTTAACAGGTAATGAGATTAGAAGTAAATTTATAAAATTTTTCGAAGAAAAAAATCATAAGCACTTTGAAAGTGCATCACTTATTCCAGATGACCCAACTTTGTTATTAACAGTTGCGGGAATGGTTCCTTTCAAACCTTATTTTTTAGGACAAAAAGAGGCTCCAACACCAAGAGTTACAACTTATCAGAAATGTATAAGAACAAACGATTTAGAAAATGTAGGTAGAACAGCAAGACACCATACTTTTTTCGAAATGTTAGGAAACTTCTCTTTTGGAGATTATTTTAGAGAGGAAGCTATAATTTGGTCTTGGGAATTTATAACAGAAGTTTTAAAATTAGATAAAGATAAATTATGGGTTTCAGTATTTACTACAGATGATGACGCAGAAAAAATTTGGATAGAAAAATGTAATTTTCCAAAAGAAAGAATTGTAAGAATGGGAGAGTCTGAAAACTGGTGGGCAGCAGGACCAACAGGATCTTGTGGACCATGTTCAGAGATACATGTAGATTTAGGACCAGCTTATGGTGGAGATGAAAATTCTAAATTAGGTGATGAAGGAACTGATAATAGATTCATAGAAATATGGAACTTAGTTTTCACAGAGTGGAATAGAATGGAAGATGGATCATTACAACCATTACCTAAAAAGAACATAGATACTGGTGCAGGACTTGAAAGAGTTGCAGCAATGGTACAAGGGAAATCAAATAACTTTGAAACAGATTTATTATTCCCAATTGTAGAAGAAGCAGGAAGACTTACAAATACTAAATATGGAGAAAGTCCAGAAAAAGACTTCTCGTTAAAAGTAATAACAGATCACTCAAGAGCAGTAACCTTCTTAATTAATGATGGGGTTATACCATCTAATGAAGGAAGAGGATATATTCTAAGAAGAATTTTAAGAAGAGCAGTAAGACATGGAAGATTACTTGGAAGAAAAGAGTTATTCATGTATGAAATAGTAGATAAAGTTGTAGAGATAATGGAAGGTGCATATCCAGAATTAAGAAAAAATCTCGAGCATATTAAAAAAGTTGTAAAAATTGAAGAGGAAAAATTCTCAAATACATTAGACCAAGGGATGCAATTAGTTACAAATGAAATAAATGAAATAAAGTCAAAAGGTGAAACAAAATTATCTGGAGAAGTAGCATTTAAACTTTATGATACATATGGATTCCCTTATGAATTAACAGAAGAAATTTGTGAAGAGAATGAGATAGCTATTTCAAAAGAAGAGTTCTTAGAGAAAATGGAAGAGCAAAGAGAAAAAGCTAGATCAGCAAGAACTATTGTTATGGAAAAAGGTCAAGATAGTTTTATTGAAGAACTTTATGATAAACATGGAAAAACAGAGTTTGCAGGATATTGTAACTTAATGACAACAGCTACACTTTTAAGTGTTAGAGAATTAGGAGATAACAAATACGCTTTAATTTTTGATCAAACACCATTTTATGCAGAGTCTGGAGGACAAGAATCAGACCATGGAATTGTAGAAGGTGAAAATTTAGTAGCTAAAGTTTTAGATGTTCAAAAACAAAAGGAGATTTATACTCATATTGTTGAAGTTGAAAGTGGTGTAGAAGAATTAGTTGAAGGAACTTTATTAAATTTAGCAGTAGACCCTGTTAGAAGAGAAGAGGTTGCAAAAAATCATACTGCAACACACTTATTACACCAAGCTTTAAAAGATGTTTTAGGAAATCACGTTCAACAAGCAGGATCATCTTGTGGGGCAGAGAGATTAAGATTTGACTTTAATCATTATGAAGCTTTAACTGTAGAAGAGCTTGAAAAAGTAGAAAAAGCTGTAAATGAAAGAATTTTTATGGCAACATCAGTAAGTGCAGAAATTATGTCTATGGATGATGCAAAAGCAAAAGGAGCTACGGCTTTATTTGGAGATAAATACGGTGATGAAGTAAGAGTTGTATCTATTGGAGATTATTCAATGGAGCTTTGTGGAGGTACACACATAGAGAACATTGGAAAAATAGGATTATTTAAAATTATTTCAGAAGCTGGAGTAGCTGCAGGAGTAAGAAGAATAGAAGCTCAAACAAGTTATAAAGCATACCTTTCTGTTTTTGAAATGGAAAAAACAATGAAGAAAGTTGCAAAAACTTTAAAAACTGATTTAAATAAAATTGAAGAAAGATCAGAAAAAGTTGTAGAAGAGGTTAGAGATTTATCAAAAGAAGTTGAAGTATTAAAAGCAAAGGTAGCTACATTTGAAGCAAATTCTTTATTTGATGAAGTGGAAGAGATAAATGGAGTTAAAGTTTTAATAAAAGATTTTAAAGATAAAGAAGCAGATTCATTAAGAGAGATAGTAGATAAAGCGAAAGATAAATTAGGAAGTTGTATTATAGCTTTAGGATCAGATAATGAAAAAGCAATATTTGCTGTAGGAGTAACAAAAGATTTAATAGGTAAAGCAAAAGCTGGTGATTTAGTAAGAGAAGCAGCAAAAGTAGCAGAAGGAAATGGTGGAGGAAGACCTGACTTTGCTCAAGCTGGAGGAAAAAATGGAGCAAAAGTAAAAGAAGCTTTAGCTACAATAAAGGAGATTTTAAAAAATTCACTATAA
- the lptB gene encoding LPS export ABC transporter ATP-binding protein: MRSIVAQGLCKSYKKRQVVKDVSIEVKKGEIVGLLGPNGAGKTTTFYMITGIVKPEKGQVFINEVDITDYPMYKRADMGIGYLAQEPSIFRNLSVEDNILAILEMKGLPKAEQMKKMKELLEEFKLTHVAKSMGYSLSGGERRRVEIARTIANDPDFILLDEPFAGVDPIAVEDIQQIIRYLKQRGLGILITDHSVRETLSITEKAYIMANGKVLISGTPEEIASNSMAKKVYLGENFKLD; this comes from the coding sequence ATGAGAAGTATAGTAGCTCAAGGATTATGTAAAAGTTACAAAAAAAGACAAGTGGTTAAAGATGTAAGTATAGAAGTAAAAAAAGGTGAAATTGTAGGATTACTAGGACCTAATGGTGCGGGAAAAACAACAACATTTTATATGATAACTGGAATAGTAAAACCTGAAAAAGGTCAAGTTTTCATAAATGAAGTGGATATAACAGATTATCCTATGTATAAAAGAGCTGATATGGGAATTGGATATCTAGCTCAAGAGCCTTCTATATTCAGAAACCTTTCTGTTGAAGATAATATTTTAGCAATATTAGAGATGAAGGGGTTACCAAAAGCAGAGCAAATGAAAAAAATGAAGGAACTTTTAGAAGAATTTAAATTAACACATGTTGCAAAATCTATGGGATATTCTCTTTCAGGAGGAGAGAGAAGAAGGGTAGAGATAGCAAGAACAATAGCTAATGATCCAGATTTTATATTGCTAGATGAGCCTTTTGCTGGAGTAGATCCAATCGCAGTAGAAGATATTCAACAAATTATAAGATATTTAAAACAAAGAGGATTAGGAATTTTAATAACAGATCACTCAGTTAGAGAAACACTTTCTATTACAGAAAAAGCCTATATAATGGCAAATGGAAAAGTTTTAATAAGTGGAACTCCTGAAGAAATAGCTTCAAACTCTATGGCTAAAAAGGTATATCTAGGAGAAAACTTTAAATTAGATTAA